Proteins encoded in a region of the Marinococcus sp. PL1-022 genome:
- the accD gene encoding acetyl-CoA carboxylase, carboxyltransferase subunit beta, which yields MIKDLFSKRRKYASMPAEREQPKTMNEGVMTKCPKCKTIVYTKELMKHANVCMHCGHHMPMTPSERIDLILDTDSFRELNPHMVSADPLEFPEYKEKLEKDQKKTGHKEAVVTGEGMIGGTPVVLGVMDPAFRMGSMGSVVGEKITRAIERALDLHAPFILFSASGGARMQEGILSLMQMAKTSAALKKMDEAGLLFVSVMTHPTTGGVSASFASLGDYNFAEPEALIGFAGRRIIEQTIRQELPEDFQTAEFLLKHGQLDKVLHRKDMKNVLSAIVQMHT from the coding sequence ATGATCAAAGATTTATTCAGCAAAAGGCGGAAATACGCTTCAATGCCGGCTGAACGGGAACAGCCGAAAACAATGAATGAGGGCGTTATGACAAAATGCCCCAAATGCAAAACAATTGTATATACAAAAGAGTTAATGAAACATGCCAATGTCTGCATGCACTGTGGTCATCATATGCCGATGACTCCTTCCGAACGGATTGATTTGATCCTCGATACGGACTCTTTCCGTGAATTGAACCCCCATATGGTCTCGGCAGATCCTCTGGAGTTTCCGGAATACAAAGAAAAACTCGAAAAAGATCAGAAAAAGACTGGTCATAAAGAAGCGGTCGTCACAGGTGAAGGGATGATCGGAGGCACCCCGGTGGTTCTTGGTGTTATGGACCCGGCGTTTCGGATGGGAAGTATGGGCTCAGTAGTCGGGGAAAAAATCACCCGCGCAATCGAACGGGCACTTGATCTCCATGCGCCCTTCATTCTGTTTTCTGCTTCAGGCGGAGCCCGGATGCAGGAGGGAATTTTAAGCCTCATGCAAATGGCCAAAACGAGTGCAGCGCTGAAAAAAATGGATGAAGCAGGGCTTTTGTTTGTATCAGTTATGACTCACCCTACTACCGGCGGCGTTTCTGCAAGCTTTGCCTCTCTCGGGGATTACAATTTTGCCGAACCGGAAGCACTGATCGGCTTTGCCGGACGAAGAATAATTGAACAGACGATACGCCAGGAGCTTCCCGAAGACTTTCAGACAGCGGAATTTTTGCTTAAACACGGCCAGCTCGACAAGGTACTGCATAGGAAGGACATGAAAAATGTTTTGTCCGCGATCGTGCAGATGCATACGTGA
- a CDS encoding acetyl-CoA carboxylase carboxyltransferase subunit alpha, with product MENHLPFEKPIMELRNKIDELKSFTDEKDIDLSGEIEKLEQRLEQLEAEVYNNLKPWQRVQIARHPERPTTLDYIDSLFEQFIELHGDRLFGDDEAIVGGIAFFEGSPVTVIGHQRGRDTKENVRRNFGMPHPEGYRKALRLMKQAEKFNRPVICFVDTKGAYPGKAAEERGQSEAIARNLMEMAGLKVPVISVVIGEGGSGGGLALGVANHVHMFENSWYSTISPEGASSILWKDASYAREAAEAMRITAGDLKEFGVIDEIVREPRGGAHHDPKEQMAILRKTLQQSLKDLLVLTPNELIESRYEKFKQMGTFEESDF from the coding sequence ATGGAAAATCATCTTCCTTTTGAAAAACCAATCATGGAGCTCCGAAACAAAATCGATGAGTTAAAAAGCTTCACAGATGAAAAGGACATTGATTTAAGCGGAGAAATAGAAAAACTGGAACAGCGGCTCGAGCAGCTCGAAGCAGAAGTTTATAATAATTTAAAGCCGTGGCAGCGCGTCCAGATCGCGAGGCACCCGGAGCGTCCAACTACGCTGGATTATATTGACAGTTTGTTTGAGCAGTTCATCGAGCTGCACGGTGACCGGCTGTTTGGCGATGACGAAGCAATTGTCGGAGGAATTGCCTTTTTTGAAGGAAGCCCGGTAACTGTTATCGGACATCAGCGCGGACGGGACACAAAGGAAAATGTACGCCGGAATTTCGGCATGCCGCATCCGGAAGGGTACCGCAAGGCACTTCGTCTTATGAAGCAGGCGGAAAAGTTCAACCGTCCGGTCATCTGCTTTGTTGATACGAAGGGTGCTTATCCCGGAAAAGCAGCGGAAGAGCGCGGCCAGAGTGAAGCTATCGCCCGTAACCTGATGGAAATGGCCGGACTGAAAGTGCCGGTGATTAGTGTTGTTATCGGAGAAGGCGGCAGCGGAGGCGGCCTTGCGCTTGGAGTAGCGAATCATGTACATATGTTCGAAAATTCATGGTATTCGACGATTTCTCCAGAGGGGGCTTCCTCTATCCTCTGGAAGGATGCTTCGTATGCAAGGGAAGCTGCCGAGGCTATGCGAATCACAGCCGGAGATCTGAAGGAATTCGGAGTGATTGATGAGATTGTGAGAGAACCCCGGGGAGGGGCCCATCATGATCCGAAAGAACAGATGGCTATTCTGAGAAAGACGCTTCAGCAGTCTTTGAAGGATCTGCTTGTATTAACGCCGAATGAATTAATAGAATCAAGATATGAAAAATTTAAGCAGATGGGCACGTTTGAAGAAAGTGATTTTTAG